A window of the Fuscovulum sp. genome harbors these coding sequences:
- a CDS encoding ABC transporter permease subunit, which yields MTCFETIQAYGLRSLGIGERLLPRSDFTLCQHFTLIGSGMIWNIYFGVLALLFGFFLANALALAKASRSPWTRKPAEWFIFVFRGSPLFIQFFLAYEMLVLLPKAGINVMGITIETAWTTRAWAGALFVLFLNTAAYSAEIFYGALKSVPKGDVEAADAYGLTGWSRFRRILWPTMLRLGWPAYTNEAIFLFHATTLVYFSGFPAFQQKGDALYYANFFADKTFNPFIPYPIVGFYFIILTLLLIWVFNRINRYLNRHLPSNMTGRIRLRAQVIR from the coding sequence ATGACCTGCTTCGAGACCATTCAGGCCTACGGCCTGCGCTCGCTCGGGATCGGTGAGCGGCTGCTGCCCCGGTCGGATTTCACCCTGTGTCAGCATTTCACGCTGATCGGGTCAGGGATGATCTGGAACATCTATTTCGGCGTGCTGGCCCTACTGTTCGGCTTCTTTTTGGCCAATGCGCTTGCGCTGGCCAAGGCGAGCCGCAGCCCTTGGACGCGCAAACCCGCGGAATGGTTCATCTTCGTCTTCCGGGGATCGCCGCTCTTCATCCAGTTCTTTCTGGCCTATGAAATGCTGGTCCTGCTGCCCAAGGCCGGGATCAATGTCATGGGCATCACGATCGAAACCGCCTGGACAACCCGCGCCTGGGCCGGGGCGCTGTTCGTGCTGTTCCTGAACACGGCGGCCTATTCGGCCGAAATCTTCTATGGCGCGCTGAAATCCGTGCCCAAGGGCGATGTCGAGGCGGCGGATGCCTATGGCCTGACGGGGTGGTCGCGGTTCCGGCGCATCCTGTGGCCCACGATGCTGCGGCTGGGATGGCCTGCCTACACGAATGAGGCGATCTTTCTGTTTCACGCAACGACGCTGGTCTACTTTTCGGGCTTTCCGGCGTTTCAGCAGAAGGGCGACGCGCTTTATTACGCCAACTTTTTTGCCGACAAGACCTTCAACCCTTTCATCCCCTATCCCATCGTGGGGTTCTATTTCATCATCCTCACGCTGCTGCTGATCTGGGTGTTCAACCGCATCAACCGCTATCTGAACCGGCATTTGCCTTCAAATATGACGGGCAGAATCCGCTTGCGTGCGCAGGTGATCCGATAG
- a CDS encoding ABC transporter permease subunit, protein MFEYCADPSQLSGLTWLSCYLTTGTHFNFYWSFLTVLMLLAVTAPTALAFGFGGAMMARSPVLPVSLIGRGYIAAVRGVPDIVYFLFFVIALDQGLEWAKHLFVCDDLSQPVWQGTEFRVCAAAKVPLATSAAIWHSAYAFAIAVFTFALVFGAFAANVLYGAMQAVPRAQLETGEAYGMTQRQVFRRILVPQMWVFALPGLSNLWLILIKATPLLFLLGIQDIVYWARELGSAKTSGNNPYPHGDWRVFYFLALLVFYLAFTRVSEIVLGRLTQRLSSGQATLGGEQLRKAGA, encoded by the coding sequence ATGTTCGAATATTGCGCCGATCCTTCGCAACTGTCCGGCTTGACCTGGCTGAGCTGCTACCTGACCACAGGGACGCATTTCAATTTCTATTGGTCTTTCCTGACGGTGCTGATGCTGCTGGCCGTGACCGCGCCCACAGCGCTGGCCTTCGGCTTCGGCGGCGCGATGATGGCGCGTTCACCCGTTTTGCCGGTGTCGCTGATCGGGCGCGGCTATATTGCCGCGGTGCGTGGCGTACCGGACATCGTCTATTTCCTGTTTTTCGTCATCGCGTTGGACCAAGGGCTGGAATGGGCCAAACACCTGTTCGTCTGCGATGATCTGAGCCAGCCGGTCTGGCAGGGCACCGAGTTCCGGGTCTGTGCTGCGGCCAAGGTGCCCTTGGCAACATCCGCGGCGATCTGGCATTCGGCCTATGCCTTTGCGATTGCGGTCTTTACCTTTGCGCTGGTCTTCGGGGCCTTTGCCGCGAACGTCCTGTACGGCGCGATGCAGGCGGTGCCACGGGCGCAACTGGAAACCGGCGAAGCCTACGGCATGACCCAGCGGCAGGTGTTCCGCCGGATCCTTGTGCCGCAGATGTGGGTTTTTGCCCTGCCCGGCCTGTCGAACCTGTGGCTTATCCTGATCAAGGCGACGCCTTTGCTGTTCCTGCTTGGGATTCAGGACATCGTCTATTGGGCGCGCGAATTGGGCAGCGCCAAGACAAGCGGGAACAACCCCTATCCGCATGGCGACTGGCGGGTGTTCTATTTCCTGGCCCTGCTGGTGTTCTACCTTGCCTTCACGCGGGTGTCGGAAATTGTGCTGGGTCGCCTGACGCAGCGCCTGTCCAGCGGACAGGCCACGCTGGGCGGCGAACAGTTGCGCAAGGCGGGGGCCTGA
- a CDS encoding transporter substrate-binding domain-containing protein: MKKMMLATALLALTAGGSLAQDVVRIGTEGAYEPYNYIDQATGELTGYEIELGNELCKRASLNCEFVQNAWDSIIPNLQSGNYDMIMAGMSITDEREEVIDFSQNYIPPASSAYLALTADANVGEGAVVAAQTGTIQAGYVAESGATLLEFATPDETVAAVRNGEADAVFADKDYLAPIAADSNGEVVLLANEVQLGGGVGIGMRETDTELKEKMNAAIQSMKDDGTLNTMITKWFGPEAATF, translated from the coding sequence ATGAAGAAAATGATGCTTGCCACCGCGCTTCTGGCGCTGACTGCCGGCGGATCGCTTGCGCAGGACGTTGTCCGGATCGGCACCGAAGGCGCCTATGAGCCCTACAACTATATCGATCAGGCCACCGGCGAACTGACCGGGTATGAAATCGAACTGGGTAACGAGCTGTGCAAGCGCGCATCGCTGAACTGTGAATTCGTGCAGAACGCCTGGGATTCGATCATCCCGAACCTGCAGTCGGGCAACTACGACATGATCATGGCCGGCATGTCGATCACCGATGAGCGGGAAGAAGTCATCGACTTCAGCCAGAACTACATTCCCCCGGCCTCCTCGGCCTATCTGGCCCTGACGGCGGATGCCAATGTCGGCGAAGGCGCCGTGGTGGCCGCGCAAACCGGCACGATTCAGGCGGGTTATGTGGCCGAATCCGGCGCGACCCTGCTGGAATTCGCGACCCCGGATGAAACCGTGGCCGCTGTGCGCAATGGCGAAGCGGATGCCGTATTTGCGGACAAGGATTACCTCGCCCCGATCGCGGCAGATTCGAACGGCGAAGTCGTTCTGCTGGCCAATGAAGTGCAGCTTGGCGGCGGCGTCGGTATCGGCATGCGCGAAACCGACACCGAGCTGAAGGAAAAGATGAACGCAGCCATCCAGTCGATGAAGGATGACGGCACGCTGAACACCATGATCACCAAATGGTTCGGCCCCGAAGCCGCGACCTTCTGA
- a CDS encoding amino acid ABC transporter ATP-binding protein has translation MTDHSPDTPVIRIRNLHKSYGQLEVLKGVDLVAPRGHVISLIGSSGSGKSTLLRCCNMLEESQDGEIEFEGEAVRWKGHGSSRHPADKAQVMRMRTNLSMVFQQFNLWSHLTILQNVMEAPVTVLKRDPKEVEEKARAYLAKVGIVEKCDAWPAQLSGGQQQRAAIARALCMEPRALLFDEPTSALDPELEQEVVKVIKALAEEGRTMILVTHDMKLAADVSDHVIFLHKGKIEEEGPPDRLFGNPQTERLRGFLSATA, from the coding sequence GTGACAGATCACAGCCCCGATACGCCCGTCATCCGCATTCGCAACCTGCACAAGAGCTATGGTCAGCTTGAAGTGCTCAAGGGTGTGGATCTTGTCGCGCCGCGTGGGCATGTGATTTCGCTGATCGGATCTTCGGGTTCAGGCAAATCAACCCTGCTGCGCTGCTGCAACATGCTGGAGGAAAGCCAGGACGGCGAGATCGAGTTCGAAGGCGAGGCCGTCCGCTGGAAAGGTCACGGGTCGAGCCGCCATCCCGCCGACAAGGCGCAGGTCATGCGGATGCGCACGAACCTTTCCATGGTGTTCCAGCAGTTCAATCTGTGGTCCCACCTGACCATTCTTCAGAATGTGATGGAGGCCCCGGTCACGGTGCTGAAGCGCGATCCGAAAGAGGTAGAGGAAAAGGCCCGCGCCTATCTGGCAAAGGTGGGCATCGTCGAGAAATGCGACGCTTGGCCTGCCCAACTTTCAGGCGGCCAGCAACAGCGGGCGGCCATTGCCCGCGCGCTTTGCATGGAGCCGCGCGCGCTGCTGTTCGATGAACCGACCTCGGCCCTGGACCCTGAACTGGAACAGGAAGTGGTCAAGGTCATCAAGGCGCTTGCCGAAGAGGGGCGCACGATGATCCTTGTCACCCATGACATGAAGCTTGCCGCCGATGTATCGGACCATGTGATCTTTCTGCACAAAGGAAAGATCGAAGAAGAAGGCCCGCCCGACAGGCTGTTCGGCAATCCGCAGACCGAAAGGCTGCGCGGGTTTCTGTCTGCCACCGCCTGA
- a CDS encoding PhnD/SsuA/transferrin family substrate-binding protein codes for MYDRPELQTETDRYWALIRDGLAARGIAAPEALRRGDAVLMPQWESADLILSQTCGFPYRARLHGRVELVGTPDFGNDGCAPGYYRSILIARADDPRGRFAEFAGAALAYNDGLSQSGWAAPINHATATGIRLRPGVETGSHRASAHAVAEGRAELAAIDALTWSLMCEFEDMSRVKVIGATDPTPALPYITAKGRDAEAIRAAVAEAIAALTPADRARLRLRGIVQIPASAYLAVPIPPSPEQIAQEN; via the coding sequence ATGTATGACCGCCCCGAACTTCAAACAGAGACGGATCGCTATTGGGCGCTGATCCGCGACGGTCTGGCGGCGCGCGGGATCGCCGCGCCCGAGGCATTGCGCCGGGGGGATGCCGTGCTGATGCCGCAATGGGAGAGCGCCGATCTGATCCTGTCGCAGACTTGCGGCTTTCCCTATCGGGCGCGGCTGCATGGCCGGGTGGAGCTGGTCGGTACGCCGGATTTCGGCAATGACGGCTGCGCGCCCGGATACTACCGGTCCATCCTGATCGCACGGGCGGACGATCCGCGCGGCCGCTTTGCTGAGTTTGCAGGCGCGGCGCTGGCCTATAATGACGGGTTGTCGCAATCGGGATGGGCGGCACCGATCAACCATGCCACAGCAACCGGCATCCGGCTGCGTCCAGGGGTGGAGACCGGATCGCATCGCGCCTCGGCCCATGCCGTAGCAGAGGGGCGGGCAGAACTGGCGGCGATTGATGCGCTGACCTGGTCGCTCATGTGCGAGTTTGAAGACATGTCGCGCGTCAAGGTGATCGGGGCAACAGATCCCACCCCCGCCCTGCCCTACATCACCGCGAAGGGGCGCGACGCCGAGGCCATCCGCGCGGCGGTGGCCGAGGCGATTGCCGCGCTGACCCCGGCAGATCGGGCAAGGCTGCGTCTGCGCGGGATCGTGCAGATTCCGGCATCGGCCTATCTTGCGGTGCCCATCCCGCCATCGCCTGAACAGATCGCGCAGGAAAACTGA
- a CDS encoding TetR/AcrR family transcriptional regulator produces MTEPETQPDSPTALPPLARRTRLSPAARKQEVLAEAILYFADEGFDGGTRGLAKRMGITQPLLYRYFPSKDDLVNEVYRAVYLDRWQSGWEDTIRDRQLPIETRLHRFYQSYTSVVFDRNWLRIFFFAGLKGLDLNARYLQRVESALLGPIWAETCIAFGQPAPAAQQTGTHDLVWQMHGAIFYHGIRQQIYGDRSVSIDQTITLAIKTYLGAAQDHLG; encoded by the coding sequence GTGACAGAGCCCGAAACGCAGCCAGACAGCCCGACCGCCCTACCCCCGCTTGCCCGCCGCACCCGCCTATCGCCCGCCGCGCGCAAGCAGGAAGTGCTGGCCGAGGCCATCCTGTATTTCGCCGATGAAGGCTTTGATGGCGGCACGCGCGGGCTGGCAAAGCGGATGGGGATCACGCAACCGCTGCTCTATCGCTATTTCCCGTCCAAAGACGATCTGGTGAATGAGGTGTATCGCGCCGTCTACCTTGACCGCTGGCAAAGCGGCTGGGAGGACACGATCCGTGACCGGCAGCTTCCGATCGAGACGCGGCTGCACCGTTTTTATCAGAGCTACACCTCGGTGGTGTTTGACCGGAACTGGCTGCGGATATTCTTCTTTGCCGGGCTGAAGGGCCTTGATCTGAACGCGCGCTACCTCCAGCGGGTGGAAAGCGCGCTGCTTGGCCCGATCTGGGCCGAAACCTGCATCGCCTTTGGTCAGCCCGCACCTGCGGCGCAGCAGACGGGGACACATGATCTGGTCTGGCAGATGCACGGCGCGATATTCTACCACGGCATCCGCCAGCAGATTTACGGCGACCGTTCGGTCAGCATCGACCAGACGATCACGCTGGCCATTAAAACCTATCTGGGCGCGGCGCAGGATCACTTGGGGTGA
- a CDS encoding cyclase family protein — translation MAMKVNRAKIYEAAQELSNWGRWGPEDQIGTLNLVTPEDVAAAAKLIKRGKTFALGLPLDEKIQSGLFGGRWNPLHQMLATGTDAVAGVQDGDGKAYLRYADDAINLPMQCSTQWDALAHIFLDDKMWNGYPATLVDVQGAKKNGIEHTRDKMVGRGVLLDVARWKGVDSLPDGYPITNADLDATAAAQGVDIRRGDFVIVRTGHQERCLAKGDWTGYAGGDAPGLAFETAYWIRQHDIAAICADTWGCEVRPNETDEANQPWHWVVIPAIGITMGEIFFVKELAEDCAADGVYEFFFCAPPMNVPGGCGSPINPQAIK, via the coding sequence ATGGCAATGAAGGTCAATCGCGCCAAGATCTATGAGGCGGCGCAGGAACTGTCGAACTGGGGTCGCTGGGGGCCGGAGGATCAGATCGGAACCCTGAACCTAGTCACGCCCGAAGATGTGGCCGCCGCGGCAAAGCTGATCAAGCGCGGCAAGACATTCGCGCTGGGTCTGCCGTTGGATGAAAAGATCCAGTCGGGGTTGTTCGGGGGGCGCTGGAACCCGCTGCACCAGATGCTGGCGACCGGCACGGATGCGGTGGCGGGCGTGCAAGATGGGGATGGCAAGGCCTATCTGCGCTATGCCGATGATGCCATCAATCTGCCGATGCAGTGTTCAACGCAGTGGGACGCGCTGGCGCATATCTTTCTCGATGACAAGATGTGGAACGGCTACCCGGCCACGCTGGTCGACGTGCAGGGGGCCAAGAAGAACGGCATCGAACACACCCGCGACAAGATGGTGGGGCGCGGCGTCCTGCTGGATGTGGCGCGGTGGAAGGGGGTCGATTCCCTGCCCGACGGCTATCCGATCACCAACGCCGATCTTGATGCCACGGCGGCGGCACAGGGGGTGGACATCCGGCGCGGCGATTTCGTGATCGTGCGCACCGGCCATCAGGAGCGTTGCCTCGCCAAAGGTGACTGGACCGGCTATGCGGGCGGCGATGCGCCGGGCCTTGCCTTCGAGACGGCCTACTGGATCCGCCAGCACGACATCGCGGCGATCTGCGCCGATACCTGGGGTTGCGAAGTGCGTCCGAATGAAACGGATGAGGCGAACCAGCCTTGGCATTGGGTGGTGATCCCGGCCATCGGGATCACCATGGGCGAAATCTTTTTCGTCAAGGAACTGGCCGAGGATTGCGCGGCGGATGGGGTTTACGAATTCTTCTTCTGCGCGCCGCCGATGAACGTGCCGGGGGGATGCGGGTCGCCCATCAACCCGCAGGCCATCAAGTAA
- a CDS encoding FAD-dependent monooxygenase, with the protein MSRRAVICGGSIGGLFCAAFLRKAGWDTVVLERSRSELSGRGAGIVTHDLLLDLIARAGAPITELGVQVQDRAAFDLAGDRVATLPLPQIVTSWDRVHSLLRALVPDGGYRLDKAVARYDDHGDSVKLTCEDGSQFEADVLIGADGFRSALRGQMQPEVQPVYSGYVVWRCLAREADLHPDLRDQVFDSFGFFLPQGTQILGYPIAGPGNDLRPGHRRYNFVWYAPVEAGELADMLTDAKGIHHPVTIPPPLVRDDVLDRMQGFARNHLAKPFLEVLARSERPFFTPIYDHLSPVFAAGRVALAGDAACVARPHVGMGVTKAAADAEALARHLTAGTVTQALAAYSTERHAAAALAHATAQRLGRYIFAGPDEGSNQDGRNNPNLARIMAETAVVPAAPDYPVT; encoded by the coding sequence ATGTCTCGGCGTGCGGTCATCTGTGGCGGTTCCATCGGCGGGCTGTTCTGCGCCGCCTTTCTGCGCAAGGCCGGGTGGGACACGGTTGTTCTGGAACGGTCGCGCAGCGAATTGTCGGGGCGCGGCGCGGGGATCGTCACCCATGACCTGCTGCTGGATCTGATTGCCCGCGCCGGGGCGCCAATCACCGAGTTGGGCGTGCAGGTGCAGGATCGGGCGGCCTTTGATTTGGCAGGTGATCGCGTCGCCACCCTGCCCTTGCCGCAGATCGTCACCTCATGGGACCGCGTTCATTCCCTGTTGCGCGCATTGGTGCCGGATGGTGGCTATCGCCTCGACAAGGCGGTGGCGCGCTATGATGACCATGGCGACAGCGTCAAGCTGACCTGCGAAGATGGCAGCCAGTTCGAGGCTGACGTGCTGATCGGGGCGGATGGCTTCCGCTCTGCCCTGCGCGGACAGATGCAGCCAGAGGTGCAGCCCGTCTATTCCGGCTATGTCGTCTGGCGCTGTCTGGCCCGTGAAGCGGACCTGCATCCCGACCTTCGCGATCAGGTGTTCGACAGTTTCGGGTTTTTCCTGCCGCAGGGCACGCAGATCCTTGGGTATCCGATTGCAGGGCCCGGCAATGACCTGCGGCCGGGACACCGGCGATACAACTTTGTCTGGTATGCCCCGGTTGAGGCGGGCGAACTGGCCGACATGCTGACCGATGCCAAGGGCATTCATCACCCTGTCACCATCCCGCCGCCACTGGTGCGTGATGATGTGCTGGACCGGATGCAGGGTTTTGCCCGCAACCATCTTGCCAAACCGTTCCTTGAGGTTCTCGCTCGGTCCGAGCGGCCCTTCTTCACCCCGATCTACGACCATCTCTCGCCCGTCTTTGCCGCCGGACGCGTGGCCCTTGCCGGGGATGCCGCCTGTGTCGCGCGGCCCCATGTCGGCATGGGGGTGACCAAGGCCGCCGCTGATGCCGAGGCGTTGGCGCGGCACCTGACGGCAGGAACGGTGACGCAGGCGCTGGCAGCCTATAGCACCGAACGCCACGCCGCCGCCGCACTGGCCCATGCGACGGCGCAACGTCTGGGCCGCTATATCTTTGCAGGGCCGGATGAGGGCAGCAACCAAGACGGCCGCAACAACCCCAACCTTGCCCGCATTATGGCCGAGACGGCGGTTGTTCCCGCCGCCCCGGATTATCCCGTTACTTGA
- a CDS encoding flavin reductase family protein, with amino-acid sequence MNIPNSFVADGMAGDLRPCDPASYRDVMGAFATGVTVMTLGTADGFRLGVTASSFNTVSLDPPLILWSLALKAPSLAEFRRHDHFAVNVLAADQKDIALQFARPSEDKFAGIPTAQGTLGLPLIVGALAHIECRTVARYPGGDHEIMLGEVVSLRRADRAPLVFQSGAFHGLTRA; translated from the coding sequence ATGAACATCCCCAATTCCTTTGTTGCCGATGGCATGGCCGGCGATCTGCGCCCCTGCGATCCGGCCAGCTATCGCGATGTGATGGGGGCCTTTGCCACGGGCGTCACGGTGATGACCCTTGGCACCGCCGATGGCTTTCGGCTGGGCGTGACGGCGAGTTCTTTCAACACCGTCTCGCTTGACCCGCCGCTGATCTTGTGGAGCTTGGCGCTCAAGGCGCCCAGTCTGGCCGAATTCAGGCGGCATGACCATTTCGCCGTGAACGTGCTTGCCGCCGATCAGAAGGATATCGCCCTGCAATTCGCACGGCCCTCGGAGGACAAGTTCGCAGGCATACCGACCGCGCAAGGCACGCTGGGCCTGCCCCTGATCGTGGGCGCGCTGGCCCATATCGAATGCCGGACAGTGGCCCGCTATCCGGGCGGCGACCATGAGATCATGCTTGGCGAGGTTGTCAGCCTGCGCCGCGCCGATCGTGCGCCGCTGGTGTTTCAAAGCGGCGCCTTCCACGGCCTGACCCGCGCTTAA
- a CDS encoding LysR family transcriptional regulator, protein MNFRQLSTFVGIFEEGSFNRAATRLNATQSGLSMQIKQLEETLGTTLFDRSARGVTPTHAGQRLYDTAVDILRRLEGAEAELRNLSGTISGPVRIGLMPTFTRGVLAPTLSRFLADHPNVDVTVVEAYSAALMDRLAEGEADFVVVPQDGGRTGMRSRRLGTDREFLVCRPGGPIPHLTPVRLADVTPLRLVLPAKGNVRRDRLDDFIASNGLTVGKIIDMDAMFATLELVATSDYATVLPATICRKDIDGRDRWLHPLTGPELTVSYVVVEPARKAMSPAAAAFLRYLEEEYRRADAEWTSLIGPSEANRKI, encoded by the coding sequence GTGAACTTTCGCCAATTGTCGACCTTTGTGGGCATCTTTGAGGAGGGGTCGTTCAACCGCGCCGCCACGCGCCTGAACGCCACGCAATCTGGCCTGTCGATGCAGATCAAGCAGTTGGAAGAAACGCTGGGCACCACGCTGTTTGACCGCTCCGCCCGGGGGGTAACCCCCACGCATGCCGGACAGCGCCTGTACGACACCGCCGTTGATATCCTGCGCCGTCTGGAAGGGGCCGAGGCAGAATTGCGCAACCTGTCCGGCACGATAAGCGGGCCGGTCCGGATCGGCCTGATGCCCACCTTCACGCGCGGCGTGTTGGCCCCGACGCTCAGCCGCTTTCTAGCCGATCATCCAAATGTCGATGTGACGGTGGTCGAGGCTTATTCCGCCGCGCTGATGGATCGTCTGGCCGAAGGTGAGGCGGATTTCGTCGTGGTGCCGCAGGATGGTGGGCGCACGGGGATGCGCAGCCGCCGCCTGGGCACGGATCGCGAATTTCTGGTCTGCCGCCCCGGCGGACCGATCCCGCATCTGACGCCCGTGAGGCTGGCTGATGTCACACCCCTGCGGCTGGTCCTGCCCGCCAAGGGCAATGTGCGCCGGGACCGGCTGGATGATTTTATTGCCTCAAACGGGTTGACGGTCGGCAAGATCATCGACATGGACGCGATGTTTGCCACGCTGGAACTGGTGGCAACGTCCGATTACGCCACAGTGCTGCCCGCCACCATATGCCGCAAGGATATCGACGGACGTGATCGTTGGCTGCATCCCCTGACCGGGCCTGAACTGACGGTCAGCTATGTGGTGGTTGAACCTGCCCGCAAAGCGATGAGCCCGGCAGCCGCCGCCTTCCTGCGTTATCTGGAAGAGGAATATCGCCGCGCCGACGCGGAATGGACGTCCTTGATCGGGCCATCCGAGGCCAATCGAAAAATCTGA